The following coding sequences lie in one Listeria ivanovii subsp. londoniensis genomic window:
- a CDS encoding tetratricopeptide repeat protein, whose protein sequence is MELANKMLHALEHEDMALARKYFDEVVQAGTDEEQFFLAEELFALGFLDETEDLYELLLAKYKDEGELLVRAAEVALEKDDMDSAQDYLEKVNKEDEVYVESLLVLADLYQMQGLFEVSEQKLLEAKQIAPNEPIIDFALGEYYLSQARFASAVQSYETAVEAGLTIISNGAVSVYERIAEAFSASGAFEEALPYYERALEDKESVDTLFGMGLTAYQAKEYTKAIHALEHLREHDPSYTTLYSYLAKSYVENGEPEKAIAVLRDGLTQDEYNKEMFLEAGKLAVTLRLPEEAEEFYRQAIVLDEEFSEAIMQLNKLLLARENYEGVIELVEGLGEEVISEPQIFWDISVAYQETEQYNKAKANYELAYPHFTNNPTFLKEYGLFLREEGEYVKSEQILRSYLELEPEDTEILSLFE, encoded by the coding sequence ATGGAATTAGCTAATAAAATGTTACATGCGTTAGAGCATGAAGATATGGCGCTTGCGAGGAAATATTTTGATGAAGTGGTGCAAGCTGGGACAGATGAGGAACAGTTCTTTTTAGCAGAGGAATTATTTGCATTAGGATTTTTAGATGAAACAGAAGATTTATATGAATTGCTTTTAGCTAAATATAAGGATGAAGGCGAATTACTTGTCCGGGCCGCAGAAGTTGCACTGGAAAAAGACGATATGGATTCTGCGCAAGATTATTTAGAAAAAGTGAACAAAGAAGATGAAGTATATGTAGAGAGTTTGTTAGTGCTAGCTGATTTATATCAAATGCAAGGTTTATTTGAAGTAAGTGAACAAAAGCTACTCGAAGCGAAACAAATTGCGCCAAATGAGCCGATTATTGATTTTGCTTTAGGGGAATATTATTTATCGCAAGCAAGATTTGCTTCAGCTGTGCAGTCTTATGAAACAGCTGTGGAAGCAGGACTAACGATTATTTCGAATGGTGCTGTGTCCGTTTATGAACGAATTGCTGAGGCGTTTTCTGCGAGTGGAGCTTTTGAAGAAGCACTACCTTATTATGAGCGGGCCTTAGAAGATAAAGAATCGGTGGATACTCTGTTTGGAATGGGGCTTACTGCTTATCAAGCCAAAGAGTACACGAAAGCGATTCATGCACTAGAACATCTAAGGGAACATGATCCATCCTATACAACGCTTTATTCTTATTTAGCAAAAAGCTACGTCGAAAATGGGGAACCGGAAAAAGCCATTGCTGTACTAAGAGATGGCTTGACGCAAGATGAATATAATAAGGAAATGTTCTTAGAAGCGGGGAAACTTGCTGTGACACTCCGCTTGCCAGAAGAAGCAGAGGAGTTTTATCGACAAGCAATTGTTCTTGACGAAGAATTTTCTGAAGCGATTATGCAGCTTAATAAACTTTTGCTTGCTCGTGAAAACTATGAAGGCGTTATTGAACTAGTGGAAGGTCTTGGAGAAGAAGTGATTTCTGAACCACAAATTTTCTGGGACATAAGTGTTGCATATCAAGAAACAGAACAATATAATAAAGCAAAAGCAAATTATGAACTCGCTTATCCTCATTTTACCAATAACCCAACTTTTTTAAAGGAATATGGTTTATTTTTAAGAGAAGAAGGCGAATACGTGAAATCCGAGCAAATTTTGCGTAGTTATTTGGAACTGGAACCAGAAGACACAGAGATTTTATCATTATTTGAATAA
- the aroA gene encoding 3-phosphoshikimate 1-carboxyvinyltransferase, giving the protein MKLITNKQGLVGEITVPGDKSMSHRSIMFGAIAEGKTVIRHFLRADDCLGTIQAFKALGVTIEETDEEIIVHGTGFDGLKPAAGPLDIGNSGTTIRLMMGILAGRDFDTVILGDDSIAKRPMNRVMLPLQEMGAKMHGKDGSEFAPITISGNKSLKQMEYHMPVASAQVKSAIIFAALQAEGETIIHEKEKTRDHTEHMIRQFGGEIEMDGLTIRVKGGQTFTGQEMTVPGDVSSAAFFIVAGLIIPNSEIELTHVGLNPTRTGIFDVVEQMGGSLVVKDSSRSTGKLAGTVVVKTSDLRGTEIGGDIIPRLIDEIPVIALLATQAEGTTVIKNAAELKVKETNRIDAVATELNKMGADITPTEDGLIIRGKTPLHAAKVTSYGDHRIGMMLQIAALLVKEGEVELDRPEAVSVSYPTFFEDIRSLLK; this is encoded by the coding sequence ATGAAATTAATTACAAATAAACAAGGACTCGTGGGTGAAATAACGGTTCCAGGAGATAAATCTATGTCCCATCGCAGTATTATGTTTGGGGCAATCGCTGAAGGGAAAACAGTCATTCGTCATTTCTTACGTGCAGATGATTGTCTAGGAACCATCCAAGCATTTAAAGCCCTTGGTGTGACCATTGAAGAAACTGACGAAGAAATCATTGTGCACGGTACAGGATTTGATGGTTTAAAACCTGCAGCTGGACCACTTGATATCGGAAACTCGGGTACAACCATTCGACTGATGATGGGGATTTTAGCTGGTAGAGATTTTGATACAGTCATTTTAGGGGATGACTCTATTGCAAAACGGCCAATGAACCGGGTAATGCTTCCACTTCAAGAAATGGGGGCAAAAATGCACGGTAAAGATGGTTCTGAATTTGCACCGATTACGATTTCAGGAAATAAGTCATTGAAACAAATGGAATACCATATGCCAGTAGCAAGTGCGCAAGTGAAAAGTGCGATTATTTTTGCGGCTTTACAAGCAGAAGGGGAAACGATTATCCATGAGAAGGAAAAAACACGTGATCATACGGAACACATGATTCGTCAATTTGGTGGAGAAATCGAGATGGATGGTTTAACGATTCGTGTCAAAGGAGGCCAAACTTTTACCGGACAAGAAATGACGGTACCGGGGGATGTTTCCTCTGCAGCGTTCTTTATCGTTGCGGGTCTAATCATCCCAAATAGTGAAATAGAATTGACACACGTCGGCTTAAATCCTACTAGAACAGGGATTTTTGATGTGGTTGAACAAATGGGTGGTAGCTTGGTTGTCAAAGATTCCAGCAGAAGTACTGGAAAACTAGCTGGAACAGTGGTCGTTAAAACTAGTGACTTAAGAGGAACTGAAATTGGCGGAGATATTATTCCACGTTTAATTGACGAAATTCCTGTTATCGCACTTTTGGCGACTCAAGCGGAAGGTACAACTGTTATCAAAAATGCTGCAGAATTAAAAGTAAAAGAAACTAATCGAATTGATGCAGTTGCTACAGAATTAAACAAAATGGGCGCAGATATTACACCAACTGAAGATGGGTTGATTATTCGTGGGAAAACACCACTTCATGCTGCAAAAGTAACCAGCTACGGAGACCATCGAATCGGTATGATGCTCCAAATTGCTGCATTACTTGTTAAAGAAGGAGAAGTGGAGTTAGATCGCCCCGAGGCTGTATCTGTTTCCTACCCCACTTTCTTTGAAGATATCCGTTCGCTTTTGAAATAA
- a CDS encoding NAD(P)/FAD-dependent oxidoreductase: MDFDVIVIGGGPSGLMAAISAAEKNKRVLLIEKGPKLGRKLIMSGGGRCNVTNRRPADEIIKHIPGNGRFLYSAFHAFDNEDIIRFFERLGVELKEEDHGRMFPVSNSARSVAEAMINRMEKLGVKIYMQTAVKQVIYADGKVVGVTLKDGQEITTQAVVVAVGGKSVPRTGSTGDGYAWAKKAGHTITELYPTEVPITSSEPFIKQKVLQGTSLRNVELAVLNAKGKPIITHQMDMIFTHFGVSGPAALRCSMFVLRELKKAGADSVKMRLNLFPDISVSELSKDVYQLLEENPKKALKNALAPLLQEKILVFLLAKAELDESAEYKQVSPKKMEQFIRLLQDFTFEVNGTLDFEKAFVTGGGVSVKEIKPKEMESKLIDGLFFCGEILDINGYTGGYNITCALVTGHTAGAYAAKVLS, translated from the coding sequence ATGGACTTTGATGTAATAGTAATTGGCGGTGGACCGTCTGGGTTAATGGCAGCAATCAGTGCAGCTGAAAAAAATAAGCGAGTATTATTAATTGAAAAAGGACCAAAATTAGGTCGTAAATTAATTATGTCTGGAGGCGGTCGCTGTAATGTAACGAACCGCAGACCGGCAGATGAAATCATTAAACATATCCCAGGCAATGGACGGTTTTTATATAGTGCGTTTCATGCCTTTGACAACGAAGACATTATTCGTTTTTTTGAACGTCTTGGTGTGGAGTTAAAAGAAGAAGATCATGGTAGAATGTTTCCTGTATCGAATAGCGCGCGTTCTGTCGCAGAAGCAATGATTAACCGAATGGAAAAGCTAGGCGTGAAAATTTATATGCAAACAGCCGTAAAACAAGTTATTTATGCAGATGGTAAAGTAGTGGGGGTCACGTTAAAAGATGGGCAAGAAATAACTACCCAAGCCGTAGTTGTTGCTGTTGGAGGAAAGTCAGTACCACGAACAGGTTCTACAGGAGATGGCTATGCATGGGCAAAAAAAGCAGGCCACACGATTACAGAACTTTACCCAACGGAAGTACCGATAACTTCGAGTGAACCATTTATTAAGCAAAAAGTGTTACAAGGAACTTCCCTTCGAAATGTAGAATTAGCCGTATTAAATGCAAAAGGGAAACCGATTATTACGCATCAAATGGACATGATTTTTACGCATTTTGGTGTATCAGGTCCAGCTGCACTTAGATGTAGTATGTTCGTTTTACGAGAATTAAAAAAAGCTGGAGCGGATTCAGTAAAGATGCGATTAAATTTATTCCCGGATATATCGGTTAGTGAACTTTCGAAAGATGTTTATCAATTGTTGGAAGAAAATCCGAAGAAAGCGCTTAAAAATGCCCTAGCTCCTCTTTTGCAAGAAAAAATATTAGTATTCCTGCTAGCAAAAGCTGAATTGGATGAAAGTGCTGAGTATAAACAAGTGAGTCCGAAAAAAATGGAACAATTTATTCGTTTACTCCAAGATTTTACATTTGAAGTAAATGGAACCCTCGATTTTGAAAAAGCATTTGTCACTGGTGGCGGTGTTTCTGTAAAGGAAATTAAGCCGAAAGAAATGGAGTCCAAGTTGATAGATGGATTATTTTTCTGCGGGGAAATACTGGATATTAATGGGTATACAGGTGGCTATAATATTACTTGTGCTTTGGTGACAGGGCATACCGCGGGAGCTTATGCGGCAAAGGTTTTGAGTTGA
- a CDS encoding prephenate dehydrogenase gives MKGTVVIVGLGLIGGSIALAIKAKHPEAHIIGIDVSYHSLEVGKSFGVIDEIGESILIDGPKADLLIFCCPVKETEQLLTRLPGLALKESIIVTDTGSTKGTIMEASTALLESGITFIGGHPMAGSHKSGVRAAKELLFENAYYLLTPTKDVAEEQVATLRNWLSGTNAKFLVLSPTEHDEITGMLSHLPHIVAAALVNQTQSFTEEHPVAFRLAAGGFRDITRVASSDPRMWTDISISNQKTLTKQLTIWRDSMNQAIEMLATEDAGSIYAFFDGAKEFRDSLPVHQGGAIPSFYDLFVDVPDYTGVISEVTRYLGEEEISLTNIKILETREDIFGVLQITFQSDEDRDRAKRCIEARSNYTCHYE, from the coding sequence ATGAAAGGGACAGTCGTTATCGTTGGGCTTGGATTAATTGGTGGTTCTATTGCTCTTGCAATTAAAGCCAAGCACCCAGAAGCACATATCATTGGAATAGATGTTTCCTATCATTCATTGGAGGTTGGAAAGTCATTTGGAGTGATTGATGAAATTGGTGAAAGTATTTTAATCGATGGACCAAAAGCGGATTTGCTCATTTTTTGTTGCCCAGTAAAAGAAACCGAGCAGTTGCTTACCCGTTTACCAGGTCTTGCCTTAAAAGAAAGCATCATTGTAACAGATACTGGTAGCACCAAAGGAACGATTATGGAGGCTTCCACAGCACTCCTAGAAAGTGGTATTACCTTTATCGGCGGACATCCGATGGCGGGGTCACATAAAAGTGGAGTGCGTGCAGCAAAAGAGCTATTATTTGAAAATGCCTATTACTTATTAACACCTACAAAAGATGTAGCTGAAGAACAAGTAGCGACACTTCGCAATTGGCTTTCTGGAACTAATGCAAAGTTCTTAGTTTTATCACCAACAGAACATGATGAAATTACAGGAATGCTAAGTCATTTGCCACATATCGTTGCAGCTGCTCTTGTGAATCAAACACAAAGCTTTACGGAAGAACATCCAGTTGCTTTTCGACTTGCTGCGGGGGGATTTCGAGATATTACACGGGTTGCTTCATCCGACCCAAGAATGTGGACAGATATTTCGATTAGTAATCAAAAAACATTAACTAAACAATTAACAATTTGGCGGGATAGCATGAATCAAGCTATTGAGATGCTAGCGACAGAAGATGCCGGATCCATCTATGCTTTTTTTGACGGAGCTAAAGAATTCCGGGATTCTCTGCCTGTTCATCAAGGTGGGGCCATTCCTTCTTTTTATGATTTGTTTGTCGATGTACCAGATTATACAGGGGTTATTTCGGAAGTAACTAGATACTTAGGTGAAGAAGAAATCAGTTTAACGAATATTAAAATTTTAGAAACGCGCGAAGATATTTTTGGTGTACTACAAATTACTTTTCAATCGGACGAAGATAGGGACCGAGCGAAACGTTGTATAGAAGCCAGAAGTAATTATACTTGCCACTATGAATAG
- the pflB gene encoding formate C-acetyltransferase, whose product MTKAWDGFKGTTWQENISVGDFVQNNYTPYDGDESFLEKSTPRTTKLNEKMNKLVEEMDAKGGVLDMDNATVSNVASHKAGYVDQENEVIVGLQTDKPFKLAFMPNGGLRTAEQCLTDNGYTIDQELHDFYIKNRSTANDGIFRAYTDDIKRARHSHIVSGLPDAYSRGRIIGLYQKPALYGVDRLIAEKQNDLKKIAISSDENIRLREEIWLQIKALKDLIVLGNEYGLELGRPAENATEAVQWTYMGYLASIKQANGAASSFGRIPIFLDIYIQRDLEKGIITEFDAQELIEQLTLKLRMVRFARTDGYNELYASNPTFVTTSMAGMGADGRHRVTKTDYRFLHCLDNLGNSAEPNLTVLWDARLPESFKEYCMKMSVKHSSIQYENDKLMQDEGYGDMQCISCCVSPLNPEADKDKGETHNLQYFGARVNVLKCLLGAINGGKDDLHKNQVFNVVEPITSEYLEYEEVLDKFDKSMDWLTDTYVDAMNIIHYMTDKYNYESMQMAFLPSKVTANMGFGICGFANVVDSLSAIKHAKVKTIRDKDGFVYDYEVEGEFPRYGENDDRADDIAVMVLKMFKDKLDSHKLYKDSEATVSVLTITSNVAYSKQCGNSPVHKGPVFDENGKIIKEPEFFSPGANPSNKAKGGFLDNLASLSKLPFHYANDGISLTIQGAPKMFGKTTEEQHHNLVGILDGYFTKGGQHINLNVLNHEEVIEKIKAGIPVILRISGYCLNTKDLNEEQKMELCQRMFHEKLIG is encoded by the coding sequence ATGACAAAAGCATGGGATGGTTTTAAAGGAACCACTTGGCAAGAAAACATCAGTGTAGGTGATTTCGTTCAAAACAACTACACTCCTTATGACGGTGATGAAAGTTTCTTAGAAAAGAGCACACCAAGAACAACTAAATTAAACGAAAAAATGAACAAATTAGTAGAAGAAATGGACGCAAAAGGTGGCGTTCTTGATATGGATAACGCTACTGTATCAAACGTTGCTTCTCATAAAGCTGGTTACGTAGACCAAGAAAATGAAGTAATCGTTGGCCTGCAAACAGACAAACCTTTCAAATTAGCGTTTATGCCAAATGGTGGCCTCCGTACTGCTGAACAATGTTTAACAGACAATGGCTATACCATTGACCAAGAATTACATGATTTCTACATCAAAAATCGCTCTACTGCCAATGATGGTATTTTCAGAGCTTACACAGATGATATCAAACGTGCTCGTCACTCTCATATCGTTAGCGGACTTCCTGATGCATACTCTCGCGGAAGAATCATTGGTTTATACCAAAAACCAGCTCTTTACGGTGTAGATCGTCTAATCGCTGAAAAACAAAACGATTTGAAAAAAATCGCTATTTCCTCCGATGAAAATATTCGTTTACGGGAAGAAATCTGGTTACAAATCAAAGCACTTAAAGACTTGATTGTTTTAGGTAATGAATATGGCTTAGAACTTGGACGTCCAGCAGAAAATGCAACAGAAGCTGTACAATGGACTTACATGGGTTACCTTGCTTCTATCAAACAAGCAAACGGTGCTGCAAGCTCATTCGGACGTATTCCAATTTTCCTTGATATCTACATCCAACGTGATTTAGAAAAAGGAATTATTACCGAATTCGACGCACAAGAATTAATCGAACAATTAACTTTAAAACTAAGAATGGTACGTTTTGCAAGAACAGATGGTTACAACGAACTTTATGCATCCAACCCAACATTCGTAACTACTTCGATGGCTGGAATGGGCGCAGATGGTCGTCACCGTGTTACTAAAACAGACTACCGTTTCTTACACTGCTTAGATAACCTAGGTAATTCAGCAGAACCTAACTTAACTGTCCTTTGGGACGCTCGTCTACCAGAAAGCTTTAAAGAATATTGTATGAAAATGAGTGTTAAACATTCCTCTATTCAATACGAAAATGATAAATTAATGCAAGACGAAGGATACGGCGATATGCAATGTATCAGTTGTTGTGTTAGTCCACTAAACCCAGAAGCAGACAAAGACAAAGGCGAAACGCATAACTTGCAATATTTTGGCGCTCGTGTAAACGTACTTAAATGTCTTCTTGGCGCAATTAACGGTGGTAAAGATGATCTTCATAAAAATCAAGTATTCAACGTGGTAGAACCAATTACTAGCGAATACCTTGAATACGAAGAAGTTCTTGATAAATTCGATAAATCCATGGACTGGTTAACAGACACTTACGTAGATGCAATGAACATCATTCACTATATGACTGACAAATACAACTACGAAAGCATGCAAATGGCATTCTTACCTTCTAAAGTAACAGCTAACATGGGCTTTGGAATTTGCGGCTTCGCAAATGTAGTCGATAGCTTAAGTGCCATTAAACACGCAAAAGTAAAAACTATTCGCGACAAAGATGGTTTTGTGTATGACTATGAAGTTGAAGGCGAATTCCCTCGTTACGGTGAAAATGATGACCGAGCTGATGATATCGCTGTGATGGTTCTAAAAATGTTCAAAGACAAATTAGATTCCCACAAACTTTACAAAGATAGTGAAGCAACTGTATCTGTTCTAACAATTACTTCTAACGTTGCTTATTCAAAACAATGTGGTAACTCTCCAGTGCATAAAGGACCTGTATTTGACGAAAATGGCAAAATCATCAAAGAACCAGAATTTTTCAGCCCAGGAGCTAACCCATCTAACAAAGCAAAAGGTGGTTTCTTAGATAACTTAGCTAGTCTTTCTAAATTACCATTCCACTATGCTAACGATGGTATTTCCTTAACAATCCAAGGTGCACCAAAAATGTTCGGTAAAACAACAGAAGAACAACACCATAACCTAGTTGGTATTCTAGATGGTTACTTTACAAAAGGTGGACAACACATTAACTTAAATGTCTTAAACCACGAAGAAGTTATCGAAAAAATCAAAGCTGGTATCCCTGTTATCCTGCGTATTAGTGGTTACTGCTTAAATACCAAAGACCTTAACGAAGAACAAAAAATGGAACTTTGCCAAAGAATGTTCCACGAAAAATTAATTGGTTAA
- a CDS encoding DUF1405 domain-containing protein, which yields MLNSILANRAFLRLLFFGNLLGAIYGYIWYLPQLQITEPRFWAFVPDSPTAILFFTLALVGFLGKKHWPLMEALAIVCLVKYGLWAVGMNIFYMIDHGTIIWTGLMLIATHAFMAIEGILYAPFFRFRIGHFMIAAVWVLHNDVVDYLFGQMPIYMGLERYLPEIGYATFWLSILVLWLVYDKTLKKGHRTLEFPHDE from the coding sequence TTGTTAAATAGTATACTTGCAAATCGCGCTTTTTTACGATTATTGTTTTTTGGGAATTTACTAGGAGCAATTTACGGGTACATATGGTATTTGCCACAATTACAAATCACAGAACCACGTTTTTGGGCTTTTGTACCAGATAGCCCAACCGCCATTTTGTTTTTCACTTTAGCACTAGTAGGTTTTCTTGGGAAAAAGCATTGGCCTTTAATGGAAGCTTTGGCCATTGTTTGTTTAGTGAAATATGGTTTATGGGCTGTCGGAATGAATATTTTTTATATGATTGATCATGGCACGATCATTTGGACGGGCCTAATGCTGATTGCAACACATGCGTTTATGGCAATAGAAGGTATCCTATATGCGCCGTTTTTTCGCTTTCGCATTGGTCATTTTATGATAGCAGCAGTTTGGGTTTTACATAATGATGTGGTTGATTATTTATTTGGTCAAATGCCAATTTATATGGGATTAGAAAGATATTTGCCAGAAATTGGTTATGCAACATTTTGGCTAAGTATTTTGGTTTTATGGCTAGTATATGATAAAACCTTAAAAAAAGGTCACCGAACATTAGAATTTCCTCATGATGAGTGA
- a CDS encoding zinc metallopeptidase — MSFSQYIIYFIIVAAIPLWAQFRVKTTYAQYSKVAVGNGLTGAEVARHILDTNGLTNVPVHETKGMLSDHYDPRKKAVFLSEANFRGRSIAGAAVAAHEVGHAIQDQQDYSFMRFRSALVPVTMFSSNISWVFLIIGMLANVPSFMLLGIILMAVGVLFQLITLPVEFDASKRALVQLENGGLVSSSELPQAKKVLSAAAMTYVAAMAVAVLELLRLLLIFTNMNRN; from the coding sequence ATGTCGTTTAGTCAATATATTATTTATTTTATTATCGTTGCGGCAATCCCACTTTGGGCGCAGTTTCGAGTTAAAACAACGTATGCACAGTATTCCAAAGTAGCAGTTGGAAATGGTTTGACAGGTGCTGAAGTTGCACGGCACATTTTGGATACGAATGGTTTGACGAACGTTCCTGTTCATGAAACAAAAGGAATGCTAAGCGATCACTATGATCCTAGAAAAAAAGCGGTATTTCTATCTGAAGCTAATTTCCGTGGACGTTCTATTGCTGGGGCAGCGGTTGCAGCTCATGAAGTTGGACATGCGATTCAAGATCAGCAAGATTACTCCTTTATGCGTTTCCGTTCAGCGCTCGTACCTGTAACAATGTTTAGCTCCAACATTTCTTGGGTTTTCCTGATTATCGGAATGCTTGCAAATGTACCTAGCTTTATGTTACTTGGAATCATTTTGATGGCAGTAGGTGTTCTTTTCCAATTAATTACACTACCCGTTGAATTTGACGCCAGCAAGCGCGCACTCGTACAATTGGAGAATGGTGGGCTAGTATCATCATCTGAACTTCCACAAGCGAAAAAAGTGCTTAGCGCGGCTGCAATGACCTATGTTGCGGCAATGGCTGTCGCTGTACTTGAGTTATTAAGACTATTGCTTATATTTACAAACATGAATCGAAACTAG
- a CDS encoding ReoY family proteolytic degradation factor has product MKASISIDEKKDFIRWFLNKHQMKMREAMWVLNYIAGHDQIVKYVHFVDNLEGCTRGLSLSAHGVESEPFLFFKGNIMTTDPEKAFHDIRLNWDEALYIELHFEDAIASPEYALVREDNPFTALKLEDSEKEMADALIYQSVHQFSKEKLLEQIDSALDERDEATFHKLVRILQQMDSEK; this is encoded by the coding sequence ATGAAGGCATCCATTTCAATAGACGAGAAGAAAGATTTTATTCGGTGGTTTTTAAATAAACATCAAATGAAGATGCGTGAAGCAATGTGGGTATTGAATTATATTGCTGGCCATGATCAAATTGTAAAATATGTTCATTTTGTTGATAATTTGGAAGGATGTACGCGTGGGCTTTCACTTAGTGCTCATGGTGTTGAATCCGAACCGTTCCTATTTTTCAAAGGAAATATCATGACAACCGATCCAGAAAAAGCATTTCATGACATTCGGTTAAACTGGGATGAAGCGTTATACATTGAACTTCATTTCGAAGATGCGATTGCTTCACCAGAATATGCCCTTGTACGTGAAGATAATCCTTTTACAGCATTAAAACTAGAGGATTCAGAAAAAGAAATGGCGGATGCGCTTATTTATCAGTCTGTCCATCAATTTTCTAAAGAGAAATTATTAGAGCAAATTGATTCGGCACTTGATGAACGTGATGAAGCGACTTTTCATAAGCTAGTTCGAATTTTACAGCAGATGGATAGCGAAAAATAA
- a CDS encoding serine hydrolase domain-containing protein: MFYKTKQLLDQLVQNGSTPGISYQIKTNILEETNILGLKAVFPEAELLPRTTANIYDIASLTKVIATTTRILQLIEQQKFQLNDSIQNYLPNFQYPAVTILHLLTHSSGLAQNIPNFEMHTASDVMRYVYATPQEFPPGTNVTYSDANFLLLGYLIKKFDGNYEESIQTNILHPLQMTNSSFHPINKKQVIPTELDQVRGLIQGDVHDFKAWTAKTGTGHAGLFSTLEDLTKFRDALIEKNGSPILSEKMLQLMQTNHTPELNRSRGLGFDLLGDSILYHTGFTGTFMVLDLKRQASLIVLSNRVHPSRANPNFVLKRDSIVHIFLEEVDAKKEA, encoded by the coding sequence ATGTTCTATAAAACAAAGCAATTACTTGATCAGCTTGTCCAAAACGGCTCCACTCCTGGAATCAGCTATCAAATAAAAACAAATATATTAGAGGAAACAAATATATTAGGTTTAAAGGCTGTTTTTCCAGAAGCTGAATTATTACCAAGAACAACAGCTAATATTTATGATATTGCTTCTTTGACAAAAGTAATTGCAACTACGACTCGTATTTTACAACTTATCGAACAACAAAAATTCCAATTGAATGATTCCATCCAAAATTATCTACCTAATTTTCAATATCCAGCTGTGACCATTTTGCATTTACTAACACATAGCTCTGGACTAGCACAAAATATTCCTAATTTTGAAATGCATACAGCAAGTGATGTAATGCGCTATGTTTATGCAACTCCACAAGAATTCCCACCAGGTACAAATGTCACTTATTCAGATGCTAATTTTCTTTTGCTTGGTTATTTAATCAAGAAGTTTGATGGTAATTATGAAGAATCCATTCAAACCAATATTCTTCATCCACTACAAATGACCAATTCGAGCTTTCACCCAATCAATAAAAAACAAGTAATTCCAACTGAACTTGATCAAGTACGCGGTTTAATTCAAGGCGATGTTCATGATTTTAAAGCATGGACAGCAAAAACAGGAACTGGACATGCTGGGCTTTTTAGCACATTAGAAGATTTAACCAAATTCCGTGATGCTCTTATAGAGAAAAATGGCTCCCCTATCCTCTCTGAAAAGATGCTCCAGCTGATGCAAACCAACCATACTCCAGAACTTAATCGGTCACGCGGACTTGGCTTTGATTTGCTGGGAGATTCCATTTTATATCACACCGGATTTACCGGAACTTTTATGGTATTAGATTTAAAAAGGCAAGCTAGTTTAATCGTTTTATCTAATCGGGTCCATCCCAGTCGAGCTAACCCCAATTTTGTTTTAAAAAGAGATAGTATTGTCCATATTTTTTTAGAAGAAGTGGATGCAAAAAAGGAAGCCTAG